ttctcgtcgtcgctgtcgtcatcatcagatgaggacgaagatgaagattcAGCCGCTTTCTTACTCTTCACGTAAGGCTCCGTGGTGACGACAAAGCGTTCGGGAGACGGAGGAGAAAGCACGTAGCAGCGAGTAATGAAAGCTCCGAATGGTTTGGCGCGACAAGATTCAATGTCCTTCAGGATGGTGGAGAAATTCGCCTCCAGCTCCTCCGTCGGCATGGTCAACTGCGCACAAACACACGGGGTTTTGAAACAAGTCAAAACATTCCCTTTCGGGATAATTGCACACTGCAATGAAAGCTACTGATTGCCACACATTGCCGTTGGCTATTAGAAAATCAGCGCTGTTACTTACGTTTCCAAAAGGGATATCAACTAAACCATAATCCAGCTCATTGTCGTCTTTCGTACTGGAGAATTCGAGGCCTTTCGAGAAGATTTCAACCATCTTGGTCATGTTAATGCCAATGGAGCCTAGTGAGATCAACATACATATTAGAATTTCCAAAAAGATCCGATTTAATTTACCATTTTTCACGTTGGGTAGTTTCCTTTTCAATAGTCCTCTTAATGGAAGAACATCAGCCATCATATTAGTGTGGGCGATAAAATAGTCGTAATCTGTGAGAGGCACTTCTCCAGACTATAAAGAAATTAGAGTTGATCTttacttgaaataaaatggaataGTACTTACCTGTATGCGTTTAATGAGATCCAAACCACCGACAGCATCGGCTCCAGCTTTGACAGCTTCGTCCTGCGTTTCTTGAGTTTTGCAAAATGCTAGTACTTTACGTATGGGTTGAAAGTCAAAACTGTGGGGCATAACcaaaattcttgaaaaattGTCCATGTACCGATTCTTCTTTTGAAGTTGCATATCGAGTTCTACTTTCATGCTAATCAATGATTCAGGGCTGTTATAAACAGAGGGGTGATTCGTTTCACGGTGGAATTGCACTGCTTCCTCAAAACTTATGGGCCTTGTCATGAAGTGTCTTGTAAAAAAGACATCATCAATTGCTTCTGGCTTGTTCAGTTCAATCATTCGTCGTGGACCAACTGGCCCACTGGCTTTGGCCATCTTTAATTTGTAGGGGACAAATCCTTCCTTCTTCACCTTTTCAGCCTTTGAAGTCTTTTTGGTTTTACGATCTCTTGTTCCTTTTCTTGCTGCATATCTTTTCTGATTTAATAATGGCACACGAGAGACTAATAGCGAAGAGGGGAGTGTTAAATTGCAAACGAATCTCTGTTGCTGTTGAACCATACACCGGCTTCCGATGTAAACACTGCCAATTTGAGCAAGACTTCTTAATGCAGTCCAAGATGACATCTAAAGCGACACACATGAATTTATTTCAGCATCTATTTGATAGCTTATAGATAGAATCATTACCTTGGGTGTTTAATAGATAAATATtctccaaaaaataatttggaatGTCTACTTTTGCTTAGCAGACGAAACAACGTGGTCTCTTGTGTTACggaaagccatctagcgaaaCCCAGTTACactaaatacaaaaattacattaaaattcaaaaaagtgtAACGAATGAGAAATCTACCTTTCTTGCGTGTATCTCAGATATCTTATGAGTGTTTTATCAACAAAATAAGAGGCTCATATTTCTGTTAAACTTACACTGTCACGTATGTATTGTTTTCAGCTGTCGTACACGACGTAGGTGTGGAAACAAGTATAATGAATGACATAAGCCTTTTTCCTtgacaaataatcaaataagcCATCATTGGAACTTGAACATGTACACTCGCATCTAATAAAGAAGAGCATTCTTGCATATGTTGAACGAAAGAAACTGAGTTAAATAACTTGTCAACTctgaaaagaaagtgaaatgagAGGCGGTGCGGAAAACTTTTCCCACTCGTTATGCATTTGACTTTGTTTCACCCTTGGGTGCTTAGGTTTAGGTATTGGTCCTCGCAAACTGGGATGTCGTAATTTTTAGTGATTCTGTACCCCCTCTCCGTCACAGACTGTAACAATAACCAAAATTATCCCCTCTTCACTAAATCAAATTATCAGACCCCCTCCCCATAtcaacaaacattttaaaacaaattttaaagtttatttgAACTATTTATATCCCTCGTATTTTTGTTCCTAATGCTTTGACGTCCGGCTTTTCTAGACTAACCCTCCCGCATCGAATGCAACCATCACAAAAATAGACACCCCCTTCCTAAACGTGTGACGACTGTGACGTCGCATATGGACAGCCCCCTCACgaataacatttaaaacttattgtatgaataaaaatatacttCAATTAGGAAGGGTTTCATACATATGTTGCGGGGAAGATTACAGttactaaatttgtttttaaagtgACAGGAGGAAGTGTTGAACAAGAGAGTCAAAGAAGTGTGAAAATGATTGTCGTCCAACGCGTGTTACTGGGCCTGCAACTTATTTAGGAGTGACCTAATAGTCTATATAATAGAATccgttggaaaaaaaaagaaaacggttcaTCGAAGTCTGTGCAGCAGTGGAATATATAACGGAACACATACCACTTCATCGTCCAAGTGGCACAACCAAGAGAACAAGAAGCCAACAACGATTGAAGGAATCTAAAAGCCGCAAGTTTCTCCATTTCTCACTGTCTTATAAGCCGTGAGTCTAGCTATATAGTGCTTCTCACGCGCAAGTTCCGGCCGCCGTCCCCTTGGCTCGTCGACAGATGTGAAAAACGTGTATCGTATATCAAGAGACCCGAATAGAGCGCCCAGCAGTCGTCACAGGTGTGACGGGCATCTCAAGTTCACTCGTCAGGAGCGCGCCTCCTATTACTAGCGTGCTATCTCTATAGAGTTAGTCTTATTTTGCTTTCGACAATAgcctttttccaaaaaaagaggaaaaagataataaaaccGGTTCAGCCAGACCAGAAAAATAGCTTCTGTAGCTATGCACAACAACACAAGGACGCGTCTTGTGATTTGGTAATCCCAAAAACATCCGCTCACCCCCACACCCACCCCCAAGGTTCCATGACTCATTATTACATTACGCACTTGATTATTTAATGTTGACTATACTGATTGAATCAAAAACCCTTATCAGTGTAATTACATTAGTTACGCGTTAGGTTAGGGGCACTATGTTTGTAGTAAGGATCGCATACGATTTTGACAGCTACTACAGCGCACGCTATATTTAGGCTTGAAGTGCCACTCACATTCTTCACTGCCTGACAGGCAATCGCTGACTCTCGAGTAGGTAATAGGAGCATGGTACCGAAAGAAGTTAGCGATCGATACAACTCCCAGACATGGAGGCCGAAAGTGTGTTGGTGTTTGGTTTCCTACGTATAAGAAGGACGACAAAGATAGAGTTATTGTATGAGTGGGTTTGAGTATGAAGGGGCCATAGACCCCCGAAAGAAAAGTATCGATCCGTCCAGTGAGACGTCAGCCGAAACAACCTTCACTCAAGTGTAAATGTACGTGAGGGTATTTTGTATGGTAAGACAGAATTATGGATGGACATCTCGCAGccaaggaggaaaaaaggagtCGAAAGTTGCCATGTTAATTTACTTGGAATGCCCATATCAATTTATATTTCAGTCAATGAAGACGAGCGAGTAGGTGGTTATCCCGGTTTCCCCAGGAATAAAACATGTTCAAAACGCATTCCATCAGGGAAAGGAAGAggaataggaaagaaaaaaaaaatacagccCAGTTAAAGAAGATGTTGAAGGAGAGACTACAAAACAGCGACAATTAATCCCAAATGGACTGAAAGCTGTACACGACAATGGAACACACCAAGTTGCAAGGCGGACAAATTGTTGCTTTAATAAATCAGTAACGCAGTAGACAcacaattcaattaaaaagaagatttaaGAAAGACATTACGAacaagcaaaatgaaaaaaaaagggaaaaaagaaaacaagaatttaaatgaaatcaaatccgAGAGTAGAGTAGAGGTGGGTAACGGAAGGAAACTAAATTTTCGTGTGTTTTTGGATGCCCCTGTCTCAACGGATATGAAGGGATGGAGTGTCTAGTAGAATTCTGTCGTTTAATCAATGATACAGCGTCACAGCAGGACCCCCTATTTGAGCGTTGGTGCGCCAAGAAACAGGGGAAGAGACGAACTATCCCTGGAGCTAATAAAACTTGATAAATAACTTGGATATGTTGGTGTAGAGGTAAACACAAAATATTACTTTTCAACAGCATTTGCTTTTCTTTGTCGGTTTTCTTCCTTTGCCGACAGTGATTGTGTCGTTCGCGTTGCTGGCCTGctccttttgttcttttttcgtgaGTAAAACTTGCTGGGTAATGGCATTAAACATTTCCTCCACATTCTTGTTGTCTTTGGCGCTCGTCTCGAAGAGTTGTATACCCATCTGGCTAGCAAACCTCTGAGCATCTTCAGTTAAGACCACTTTCCTGTCAGGCATATCATCTTTGTTGCCAActagatagaaaaaaaaaagagttaaaagATTTATCATGTGTTGTTATAACTCTTATTTTACCTAATATTCGGTTGACAACATCACAATTCTGTTCTATTTCATGCAACCACCTTTTTACATTTGCAAAGGATTCTCCACTACTGACGTCATACACTACAATTACACCATGAGTTCCTCTGTAGTACCTGTAAGGGAAAATGTGATAAGTTTTAATGCATCTCAATAAACGAAACTGAATTGTATATATTACGTTGATGTAATGGTTCGAAACCTTTCCTGTAAcaagggaaaaataagaagataaTTGTAAGTACCATAcatatttagtttttt
This window of the Daphnia pulex isolate KAP4 chromosome 5, ASM2113471v1 genome carries:
- the LOC124193857 gene encoding ras-related protein Rab-35-like; the encoded protein is MARDYDHLFKLLIIGDSGVGKSSLLLRFADNTFSGNYITTIGVDFKIRTILLNGERVKLQIWDTAGQERFRTITSTYYRGTHGVIVVYDVSSGESFANVKRWLHEIEQNCDVVNRILVGNKDDMPDRKVVLTEDAQRFASQMGIQLFETSAKDNKNVEEMFNAITQQVLLTKKEQKEQASNANDTITVGKGRKPTKKSKCC
- the LOC124193856 gene encoding 50S ribosomal protein L1-like; the protein is MSSWTALRSLAQIGSVYIGSRCMVQQQQRFVCNLTLPSSLLVSRVPLLNQKRYAARKGTRDRKTKKTSKAEKVKKEGFVPYKLKMAKASGPVGPRRMIELNKPEAIDDVFFTRHFMTRPISFEEAVQFHRETNHPSVYNSPESLISMKVELDMQLQKKNRYMDNFSRILVMPHSFDFQPIRKVLAFCKTQETQDEAVKAGADAVGGLDLIKRIQSGEVPLTDYDYFIAHTNMMADVLPLRGLLKRKLPNVKNGSIGINMTKMVEIFSKGLEFSSTKDDNELDYGLVDIPFGNLTMPTEELEANFSTILKDIESCRAKPFGAFITRCYVLSPPSPERFVVTTEPYVKSKKAAESSSSSSSDDDDSDDEKEKDSDPRNQSRAVRQ